One segment of Candidatus Manganitrophus noduliformans DNA contains the following:
- a CDS encoding lipopolysaccharide kinase InaA family protein, with product MIDADIPVRGYSDSKWTGLIHQDDDRPGFRRMLPQLDEMLRMRRVSIFKEREDRIYGIVAPELYGGARPLFMKLDIYTRKIRLKKWLNNYVMSSRAEKSWNAAWDLIRIGLQTPTPVAMLEKRKWGGLQEALSLTEYLEDALPLQKHWDRGVPSAEKKPLSFLVASRVAYLHQSGFVHGDLKPSNLLIKQEKHGGYDVYFTDLESLFRVSKIQPSHRVRDMAALLSAFLGRTESFDQVRFFANYLRGEKMPRAEKRALAKKILEEAHRRKGRSRVKRGALSSI from the coding sequence ATGATCGACGCGGACATTCCCGTTCGGGGCTATTCCGATTCAAAGTGGACCGGCTTGATCCATCAAGATGACGACCGTCCCGGTTTCCGGAGGATGCTTCCACAATTAGATGAGATGCTGAGGATGCGGCGGGTTTCAATATTCAAAGAACGGGAGGATCGCATTTATGGGATCGTCGCTCCGGAGCTGTATGGGGGCGCGCGTCCTCTCTTTATGAAGTTGGATATTTATACAAGGAAGATCCGGCTTAAAAAGTGGCTGAATAACTATGTCATGAGTTCCCGCGCTGAAAAATCATGGAACGCCGCTTGGGACCTGATTCGGATCGGACTTCAAACCCCGACTCCGGTGGCCATGTTGGAGAAGAGAAAATGGGGAGGGCTTCAGGAAGCGCTCTCATTGACGGAGTATTTGGAAGACGCGCTTCCTCTTCAAAAACATTGGGACCGAGGCGTTCCCTCGGCTGAAAAAAAGCCGCTATCTTTCCTTGTCGCCAGCCGGGTGGCCTACCTCCATCAATCGGGTTTCGTCCATGGGGATTTGAAGCCGAGCAACCTTTTGATTAAGCAAGAGAAGCACGGCGGGTACGACGTCTATTTCACCGATCTGGAGTCGCTCTTCCGAGTCTCGAAAATCCAGCCAAGCCACCGAGTTCGGGATATGGCGGCGTTGCTCAGCGCCTTCCTCGGGCGGACGGAATCGTTCGACCAGGTTCGATTCTTCGCGAATTATCTAAGGGGTGAGAAGATGCCGCGCGCTGAAAAACGGGCGCTGGCAAAAAAGATTTTGGAAGAGGCTCACCGTCGCAAAGGGCGAAGCAGGGTAAAAAGGGGGGCGCTCTCCTCGATCTGA
- a CDS encoding glycosyltransferase family 4 protein: MKIAIIRKRYVAHGGAERFTRDFIHRLVGRGHQVHLIAADWIGERDPKVTFHPVPTVRLGAFFAALTFAVGAYRVCRRNRFDLVQSHERTLYQDLYRAGDGCHREWLLRRRAGASLLKRFSIAINPFHRLMLWIEKRLMQRSAKIVAISNAVRSEIIRHYQVSPEKIAVIYNPVDLVRFHPDHRTGIGEALRAEEEIKDQEKVILFVGSGFERKGLGPLIEAIARLGSLPVKLWVVGKGSITRYQRQARDLGLEGRVRFFGPVPDAACYYAAADLFVFPTLYEPFGQVHLEALASALPVITHRHCGGAELIRCGVNGDLLDSPTDSKEIAERIQKLIMHPHPELLREAARKTAEEYPPGRILDRWEALYEEMISAEGR, from the coding sequence ATGAAAATTGCGATTATCCGAAAACGTTATGTGGCGCATGGGGGAGCGGAGCGTTTCACGAGAGATTTTATTCATCGCCTCGTGGGGCGGGGGCACCAAGTCCATCTGATTGCGGCCGACTGGATCGGGGAGAGGGACCCGAAGGTGACGTTCCATCCGGTCCCGACGGTTCGGCTCGGCGCTTTTTTCGCGGCGTTGACATTCGCTGTCGGGGCGTATCGCGTCTGCCGTCGGAATCGTTTTGATCTGGTGCAGAGCCATGAGCGGACTCTATATCAGGACCTCTACCGGGCCGGCGACGGATGTCATCGCGAGTGGCTGCTCCGGCGAAGAGCAGGGGCCTCTCTTCTTAAGCGTTTCTCCATCGCGATCAACCCTTTCCATCGGTTGATGCTCTGGATTGAAAAAAGATTGATGCAACGGTCGGCCAAAATTGTTGCAATCTCAAACGCAGTCCGAAGCGAGATCATCCGGCATTATCAGGTTTCTCCGGAAAAGATCGCCGTGATCTACAACCCGGTCGATCTGGTGCGATTTCATCCAGACCACCGGACGGGGATCGGGGAGGCGTTGCGCGCTGAAGAGGAGATCAAAGATCAGGAAAAGGTGATCCTCTTCGTCGGTTCGGGGTTTGAGCGAAAGGGTTTGGGCCCGCTCATTGAAGCGATCGCACGCCTCGGCTCGCTTCCGGTGAAATTGTGGGTGGTCGGGAAAGGGAGTATCACGCGATATCAGCGGCAGGCGCGGGATTTGGGGCTGGAGGGTCGCGTCCGTTTTTTCGGGCCGGTTCCCGATGCCGCGTGTTATTATGCGGCGGCCGATCTTTTCGTCTTCCCGACGCTCTACGAGCCTTTCGGCCAGGTGCATCTGGAGGCGTTGGCGAGCGCTCTTCCGGTGATCACGCACCGGCATTGCGGGGGGGCGGAGCTGATTCGTTGCGGGGTCAACGGAGATCTCCTTGACTCTCCGACCGATTCAAAAGAGATTGCCGAGCGGATTCAAAAATTAATCATGCATCCTCATCCGGAATTGCTGCGAGAGGCGGCCCGGAAGACGGCGGAGGAATACCCGCCGGGCCGAATCCTGGACCGGTGGGAAGCGCTTTATGAAGAAATGATTTCGGCAGAGGGGAGATGA
- a CDS encoding FkbM family methyltransferase: protein MSLRKLIEQLTGTRIYRSLPRGIDFAQDIANSLPTYRTDIVFDIGANVGQSSRLYLVKFPNAHIYCFEPVSDTFRRLQDKLQSNERVDCYRLAFGSSKSTGRMVLQGSSNKMFFLLDPSKESPANNNVPTESVDIVTVDGFCHTNGIDRINFLKIDTEGGDLDVLKGAVNMLAEQKIDFVQVEAGMNPSNRRHVPLESLKEFLESQRYFLFGIYEQVNEWPTRAPHLRRTNPVFVSQTLIERNRMSTDSNA from the coding sequence ATGAGTCTAAGGAAGCTGATAGAGCAGCTGACCGGCACCCGCATATATCGTTCATTACCGCGCGGTATTGATTTCGCTCAAGACATTGCGAACTCCCTGCCGACGTATCGCACCGACATTGTTTTTGACATAGGCGCTAATGTGGGTCAGTCCTCAAGGCTCTATTTGGTCAAGTTCCCGAATGCTCACATTTATTGCTTTGAGCCGGTAAGCGACACATTCCGTCGACTTCAGGATAAGCTACAAAGTAATGAGCGTGTTGATTGTTACCGACTGGCTTTCGGTTCTTCAAAGAGCACGGGGAGAATGGTTCTCCAAGGCAGCTCTAATAAGATGTTCTTTCTGTTAGATCCGTCAAAGGAGTCGCCAGCGAACAATAATGTGCCGACTGAATCCGTAGATATCGTCACGGTGGACGGATTCTGTCACACGAATGGAATTGATCGCATCAATTTCCTTAAAATAGACACAGAGGGGGGGGATCTCGACGTTCTGAAGGGTGCCGTGAACATGCTGGCCGAACAGAAAATAGACTTTGTACAAGTGGAGGCCGGTATGAATCCTAGCAATAGGCGACATGTGCCGCTTGAATCACTAAAAGAGTTTCTTGAGTCTCAGCGGTATTTTCTATTTGGAATCTACGAACAAGTGAACGAATGGCCTACTAGGGCGCCTCATCTGCGACGGACAAATCCCGTCTTTGTTTCTCAGACCCTCATAGAGAGGAACAGGATGTCAACGGATTCCAACGCATGA
- a CDS encoding O-antigen ligase family protein has translation MKDRWIPWIDRSIEGGILLFIFLFPVKEFIISNDAISLIKWMALYLPFGLWILKMVLRKDSSLVRTPIDRPILLYTIVVVASVFYSIDRIETLAGIRGSYLKAIVLYLVVLNNFQTKEKVKRLAVTFAVSFVVTIGVGFYNYEIGQYNIAGGIIAFENRNHNTMGKILGGSFPFLLLAFSAVKRPIWKGIAILLILLGLFAIFMTLSRATWAGAVFAFLIWGMHQNWKKVMTAAMILFLFILFSFGPDSVAQRFALLETQINTISNRTPIWEVAFQEFKERPLLGYGYGLNIFEKVYEDGRTGQPEEAMKVTHEHNLFFALLIQNGIIGMVLYFWIFIRTLILIYKMILSTAVGSDREILVVIFSGMIGEYFIHALADRNNVGNLALPLWAMLALAMAVWNRIGQGAPNHSPAHRVESRLVEVK, from the coding sequence ATGAAGGACAGGTGGATTCCGTGGATCGACCGCTCGATCGAGGGGGGGATTCTCCTCTTCATTTTTTTGTTTCCCGTCAAGGAATTTATTATCTCCAATGATGCGATCTCCCTAATTAAATGGATGGCGCTTTATCTCCCTTTCGGTTTATGGATTCTGAAGATGGTCCTTCGGAAAGATTCTTCATTGGTCCGAACTCCGATCGACCGGCCGATTCTGCTTTATACGATTGTGGTGGTCGCCTCGGTTTTTTATTCAATAGATCGCATCGAAACGCTGGCCGGTATCCGCGGCTCATATCTCAAGGCGATCGTTCTCTACCTTGTTGTGTTAAATAACTTCCAGACGAAAGAGAAAGTGAAGCGTTTGGCAGTGACCTTTGCCGTTTCTTTCGTTGTAACCATCGGAGTCGGCTTCTACAATTATGAGATCGGCCAGTATAATATCGCAGGCGGCATCATCGCTTTTGAAAACAGGAATCATAATACCATGGGAAAAATCTTGGGAGGATCTTTCCCTTTCCTGCTTTTGGCTTTTTCAGCGGTAAAGAGGCCGATTTGGAAGGGAATCGCGATACTTCTGATTCTACTGGGACTCTTTGCGATCTTCATGACCCTGTCGAGAGCGACCTGGGCGGGAGCGGTTTTTGCGTTCTTGATTTGGGGGATGCATCAAAATTGGAAGAAGGTGATGACCGCTGCTATGATTCTCTTTTTATTTATCCTTTTTTCGTTTGGTCCGGACTCGGTCGCTCAAAGATTCGCTCTGCTTGAGACACAAATCAACACGATCAGCAACAGAACCCCGATCTGGGAGGTGGCCTTTCAAGAATTCAAAGAGCGCCCTCTCTTGGGCTACGGATATGGTCTGAACATTTTCGAAAAAGTATATGAAGATGGGCGGACAGGTCAACCCGAAGAGGCGATGAAGGTGACTCATGAGCACAACCTTTTTTTCGCGCTCCTGATCCAAAACGGGATTATTGGGATGGTTTTATACTTTTGGATTTTTATCCGGACGTTGATTTTGATTTATAAGATGATCCTATCAACGGCAGTCGGTTCCGATCGAGAAATTCTTGTCGTCATTTTCAGCGGGATGATCGGTGAATACTTTATCCATGCTTTGGCTGACAGGAATAATGTCGGAAACTTAGCCCTTCCCTTATGGGCAATGTTGGCGCTCGCAATGGCCGTCTGGAATCGGATCGGACAGGGCGCTCCCAATCATTCTCCCGCCCATCGGGTGGAAAGCAGGCTTGTGGAAGTAAAGTAA
- a CDS encoding lipopolysaccharide kinase InaA family protein — MQVYPGYIERDLDGTHLWIREDYHREELLHRIGPEALLKDADAVKIQTGRLTAVFRLRWEEKELFVKFFLYKHWRHVVKAPFLKTKGRLAWENAGMLLQEGFKTPPVILVGEKRTFGFVQKSFFVTEAVEAVSLRSFLKESFKDSLLKLSISRVNFFYRLGRVIGSLHAKGIYHGDLNLGNLWITASSGNGLFDLYFLDNEGARSFRSLPNSRRLHDLRDLNDIRFEAISLKDRLWFLRAYLNENPDLRPHKKRFVRELLEASIRRHKRK, encoded by the coding sequence ATGCAAGTTTATCCAGGCTATATCGAACGGGATCTCGACGGGACGCATCTCTGGATCCGCGAAGATTATCACCGGGAGGAGTTGCTCCACCGAATCGGTCCGGAAGCGTTGCTGAAGGATGCTGATGCGGTAAAAATTCAGACAGGTCGGTTGACCGCTGTTTTCAGGCTCCGCTGGGAGGAGAAGGAATTATTCGTCAAATTTTTTCTCTACAAACACTGGCGGCATGTGGTGAAGGCCCCCTTTCTGAAAACTAAGGGCCGACTTGCCTGGGAAAACGCGGGGATGCTTCTCCAGGAAGGTTTCAAGACCCCTCCGGTGATCTTGGTCGGAGAAAAGCGGACCTTCGGTTTTGTTCAGAAGTCTTTTTTTGTGACGGAAGCGGTTGAGGCGGTTTCGCTTCGCTCTTTTCTTAAAGAGTCTTTTAAAGACTCTCTTCTGAAATTATCAATTTCAAGAGTAAATTTCTTTTACCGGCTCGGCCGGGTGATCGGTTCTTTACATGCCAAGGGGATTTACCACGGAGACCTCAATTTGGGTAATCTCTGGATTACCGCCTCTTCCGGGAACGGCCTTTTTGATCTCTATTTTCTCGACAATGAAGGGGCACGCTCCTTCCGGTCGCTTCCAAATTCACGGCGCCTCCACGACTTAAGAGACCTGAACGATATCCGCTTTGAAGCGATTTCTCTTAAAGACCGACTCTGGTTCCTCCGCGCTTACTTGAATGAGAATCCCGATCTCCGTCCCCATAAAAAGCGATTCGTTCGGGAACTGCTTGAAGCTTCTATCCGAAGGCATAAAAGGAAATAG